One genomic window of Etheostoma spectabile isolate EspeVRDwgs_2016 chromosome 7, UIUC_Espe_1.0, whole genome shotgun sequence includes the following:
- the chdh gene encoding choline dehydrogenase, mitochondrial — translation MLFLATLGQTGARRVVTQGRFTRNGRCLFNGLLEFDPRTRNMGQSFSCASSNHYRCFSATAAHLNASSSTTANQKTPSYSYIIVGAGSAGCVLANRLSEDTHESVLQLEAGPKDLVLGSLRLSWKIHMPAALTYNLCDDKYNWYYHTLPQAHLNNRVMYWPRGRVWGGSSSLNAMVYIRGHAEDYNRWQTEGAEGWDYEHCLPYFRKAQCHELGENRYRGGSGPLHVSRGKTNHPLHRAFIEAGQQAGYPFTDDMNGHQQEGLGWMDMTIFKGKRWSTASAYLRPVLGRPNLKTEVHCLTTKILFDGNRAVGVEYTQKGQKKRAFADKEVILSGGAINSPQLLMLSGVGNADDLKQLGIPVVQHLPGVGSNLQDHLELYVQQQCTQPITLYKAQKPFQMVKIGLEWLTLFTGYGATAHMESGGFIRSRPHIAHPDIQFHFLPSQVIDHGRVASKVEAYQVHVGPMRSTSIGWMKLKSANPLDHPILQPNYLSTDIDVWEFRECVKLSREIFTQKAFDPFRGPEVLPGPQVQSDADIDAFVRQKADSAYHPSCTCKMGSPSDPMAVVDSNTRVLGLEQLRVIDASIMPSIVSGNLNAPTIMIAEKAADIIRGRPPLVDPGVPVYQPPTLDTQR, via the exons ATGTTGTTTTTGGCTACTTTAGGCCAAACTGGAGCCCGACGAGTTGTGACTCAAGGGAGATTTACAAGGAATGGCAGGTGCTTGTTTAACGGTTTGCTagaatttgaccccaggaccaGAAACATGGGCCAGTCCTTCTCCTGTGCATCCTCAAACCATTACAGATGCTTTAGTGCCACAGCTGCTCATTTGAATGCTTCATCATCAACTACAGCCAATCAGAAAACACCGTCCTACAGTTATATCATTGTTGGGGCAGGGTCAGCGGGCTGCGTCCTTGCTAACCGTCTCAGTGAGGATACCCATGAGTCTGTGCTGCAGCTGGAAGCTGGGCCTAAGGACTTGGTGTTAGGCAGCTTGCGACTCTCATGGAAGATCCACATGCCAGCTGCGCTGACCTACAACCTCTGTGATGACAA GTATAACTGGTACTACCACACTTTACCTCAGGCCCACTTAAACAACCGGGTAATGTACTGGCCGAGGGGCCGTGTCTGGGGCGGGTCCTCTTCACTCAACGCCATGGTGTACATTCGTGGACACGCTGAAGACTACAACCGCTGGCAGACAGAGGGGGCAGAGGGCTGGGATTATGAACACTGTTTGCCTTACTTTAGGAAAGCTCAGTGTCATGAGCTGGGAGAAAACAG GTACCGGGGAGGCAGCGGACCTCTTCATGTGTCCAGAGGGAAGACCAACCATCCCCTTCACAGAGCTTTCATTGAGGCGGGGCAGCAGGCAGGATACCCCTTCACTGATGACATGAATGGACACCAACAGGAGGGCTTGGGCTGGATGGACATGACTATTTTTaaag GAAAGAGGTGGAGCACAGCGAGTGCCTACCTCAGACCTGTCCTGGGTCGACCCAACCTGAAGACAGAGGTGCACTGCTTGACCACCAAGATCCTGTTTGATGGCAACCGCGCCGTGGGTGTGgaatacacacaaaaaggacaaaagaaaagG GCATTTGCTGATAAAGAAGTGATATTAAGTGGAGGAGCCATTAACTCCCCTCAGCTTCTCATGCTGTCTGGGGTGGGGAACGCCGATGACCTGAAACAACTTGGCATCCCTGTAGTTCAGCACCTACCAG GTGTTGGCAGTAACCTGCAGGATCACTTGGAGCTGTACGTCCAGCAGCAGTGCACTCAGCCTATCACCCTGTACAAGGCCCAGAAACCTTTCCAAATGGTTAAGATAGGCCTTGAGTGGCTCACTCTGTTTACTG GTTACGGAGCAACAGCCCACATGGAGAGTGGAGGGTTCATCCGCAGTCGGCCACACATCGCACACCCCGATATCCAGTTTCACTTCCTGCCCTCACAGGTCATCGACCACGGACGGGTTGCCTCCAAGGTCGAGGCATATCag GTTCATGTCGGTCCAATGAGAAGCACCAGTATCGGCTGGATGAAGCTGAAGAGCGCCAACCCTTTGGATCACCCGATTCTCCAGCCAAACTATCTCTCCACCG ATATTGATGTGTGGGAGTTCAGGGAGTGTGTCAAACTCTCCAGAGAGATTTTTACCCAGAAGGCCTTTGACCCGTTCCGTGGTCCCGAAGTCCTACCCGGTCCTCAGGTCCAATCCGACGCCGACATTGACGCCTTTGTTCGGCAGAAAGCTGACAGCGCCTACCACCCGTCCTGCACCTGCAAGATGGGCTCGCCATCCGACCCGATGGCGGTTGTCGACTCGAACACGCGTGTTCTGGGCCTGGAGCAGCTGCGTGTGATCGACGCCTCCATCATGCCCAGCATTGTCAGCGGCAACCTGAACGCTCCAACCATCATGATTGCAGAGAAGGCTGCTGACATCATCAGAGGTCGCCCTCCTCTGGTTGACCCAGGGGTTCCCGTGTACCAACCGCCGACGCTCGACACACAGAGATGA